The following are encoded in a window of Carassius auratus strain Wakin chromosome 6, ASM336829v1, whole genome shotgun sequence genomic DNA:
- the gmppab gene encoding mannose-1-phosphate guanylyltransferase regulatory subunit alpha-B, which translates to MLKAIILIGGPQKGTRFRPLSFEVPKPLFPVAGVPMLQHHIEACAQVPEMKEIILIGFYQPNDELNRFISSAQQEFKIPIRYLQEFAALGTAGGIYHFRDQILSGGPAAFFLMNADVCSEFPLQEMLQFHCQHGENHCGVLLGTTANRTQSLNYGCIVENHETNEVLHFVEKPSTFVSDIINCGIYLFTPDIFGHIGMVFQRNQRERIQEELTNGKQMSEVIRLEQDIFTTLAGQKKLFVYKTQHFWSQIKSAGSAIYASRLYLKQYHQTHPERLATNQDGSPKIIGDVYIHPTANIDPSAVLGPNVSVGKGVTIGGGVRLRESIILHGAVLQDHCCVLNSIVGWDSTVGKWARVEGTPSDPNPNDPYAKIDSETLFRDGGLTPSITILGCNVSIPSEVIIRNSIVLPHKDLNRSFQNQIIL; encoded by the exons ATGTTAAAAGCGATTATCCTAATTGGGGGCCCTCAAAAAG GCACCAGGTTCCGCCCCCTGTCATTCGAGGTGCCCAAACCTCTGTTTCCCGTGGCAGGAGTTCCCATGCTGCAGCATCATATAGAAGCCTGTGCCCAA GTTCCTGAAATGAAAGAGATCATACTAATAGGTTTTTATCAGCCCAATGACGAGCTAAACCGCTTTATTTCTTCTGCACAGCAAGAGTTTAAAATCCCAATCAG GTACCTGCAGGAGTTTGCCGCCCTCGGTACAGCAGGTGGGATCTATCACTTTCGTGACCAGATCTTATCTGGGGGTCCGGCTGCATTTTTCCTCATGAATGCTGATGTATGCTCTGAGTTCCCTTTGCAGGAAATGCTCCAGTTCCACTGTCAACATGGCGAGAATCATTGTGGAGTCTTACTTGGGACAACA GCCAATAGAACACAATCTCTGAACTACGGCTGCATTGTGGAAAACCATGAGACAAATGAG GTGCTCCATTTTGTGGAGAAACCCAGTACTTTTGTAAGTGACATTATCAACTGTGGGATCTATTTGTTCACACCAGATATTTTTGGCCACATTGGGATGGTTTTCCAGAGGAACCAGCGGGAGAGGATCCA GGAAGAACTCACTAATGGCAAGCAGATGTCAGAGGTGATTCGGCTAGAACAGGACATCTTTACAACCCTAGCAGGACAGAAAAAACTCTTTGTCTACAAAACACAGCATTTCTGGAGTCAGATAAAGTCTGCAGG GTCAGCAATATATGCTAGTCGTTTGTACCTCAAGCAGTACCATCAGACACATCCTGAAAGACTGGCCACAAACCAAGATGGAAGCCCCAAAATAATAG GGGATGTTTATATCCACCCTACAGCAAACATTGATCCCTCTGCTGTG TTGGGTCCTAATGTTTCCGTCGGCAAAGGGGTGACGATTGGAGGAGGCGTAAGATTGAGGGAGTCCATTATTTTACATGGAGCCGTGTTACAG GATCACTGTTGTGTGTTGAACAGTATTGTTGGGTGGGACAGTACAGTGGGGAAATGGGCAAGAGTTGAAGGAACTCCAAGTGACCCCAATCCCAACGACCCATATGCCAAGATTGACAGCGAGACTCTGTTCAGAGATGGAGGTCTAACCCCATCCATCACCATCCTTG GCTGCAACGTGAGTATTCCATCAGAGGTCATCATTCGGAACTCTATCGTCTTGCCTCATAAAGATCTCAACAGGAGCTTCCAAAACCAGATTATCCTATAG